From the genome of Chelmon rostratus isolate fCheRos1 chromosome 1, fCheRos1.pri, whole genome shotgun sequence, one region includes:
- the c1h15orf48 gene encoding normal mucosa of esophagus-specific gene 1 protein, with product MVGFFQMLRKRKELIPLIGFMAFAATGATSAALYFLFTKPDVILNKTKNPEPWERVDPTKPQKFITINQQWKPVEELELVKSLTK from the exons ATGGTTGGATTTTTCCAGATGttgaggaagagaaaggag CTGATCCCTCTGATAGGGTTCATGGCTTTTGCTGCAACGGGAgccacctctgctgctctctacTTTCTATTTACTAAACCTGATGTTAT TTTGAACAAGACCAAAAACCCAGAACCATGGGAGAGAGTGGACCCGACAAAACCCCAAAAG TTCATCACCATCAATCAGCAGTGGAAAccagtggaggagctggagttGGTGAAGAGCCTcaccaagtaa